CTTAAGTGTTTTACtgtataataaatatttagaacAAGCAGATTCAACCATAGCTGGAATGACAAGCAGAGTCCCTGTCTATGTGTGTATTTAAAGGTGGTTTCATGGGCATCTCTctggaagagaagctgaaaaactattaacagaaaaaggaaaacatggaaGCTTTCTTGTGCGTGAGAGTCAAAGCCACCCTGGGGACTTTGTGCTTTCTGTCCGGACTGGAGATGATAAAGGAGAGAGTAATGATGGGAAATCCAAAGTGACACACGTCATGATTCACTGCCAGGTATGGTGAAGcaccagctgctttcccagggCTCCTTCTGTGGGCACTGGGTTTGCTCCAACAGGGGGGCACCTTCCCCTGCACTGCAGGGCACTGAACACCCTTCCCCTGGTGCACTCTGTGTGCTGGGTGTCATCTGTTTGATTACACTGGCTAATTTGATAGCATCAACATTTAATtagtgttgatttttttttgacTGCTTGCCTGACTGGATCATGTCATGCTATGCTATACTGTCAGGTACCTTCTGAGAGATTTGCTTTTGGTTGTGTCAGAGTCTGTCTGAAATCCTCAGCTGATGGAGCCTTTCATGTTCATGAATCTTCTTAAGTGAGTTGCAATCTCCTGgataaattatatataaaaacatgaGTAATTGGACAAGTAGAGATCCGAGTATGCCTATTTCTCCTGTCAGTTTATAAAGATGCACCTGATAGATGATCAacattctgtgaaaattttgAGTATGGAGTCCAAGGAACAGTTTTAAATCTAAGGCTTGAATTTAACATAGGGTAGTTCTTCACTGAAGTATTATTTGTTTCTAGTCTTTTGATACTTTCAGATATGCCCGTGGGTTGCTacatgtgtttctttttgttagGTTCCTGCCATCCCTTAGCAGAAGGATTTTTCTAGATTCTTCTACCTAGGATTTTAAAGAGAATTTCTCCTGTGTTGCATAGTCTAGAGATGATATTAGAGTAGCCTTTATTGGATGAAGTGCATTTATTTTGATGAGCATCTGTCTTTCAAGGATCTAAAATACGATGTTGGTGGAGGAGAGAAATTTGACTCTCTGACAGATCTAGTGGAACATTACAAGAAGAACCCTATGGTAGAAACTCTGGGCACAGTATTGCAGCTCAAGCAGGTGAGTGAATGGACAAGACACCACTAGGCTTTGCTACCTTCAGCATATGCAGTTGAAGCACAGGCTCTTCCCTGTGTTCCCTGAGacatctgattttttattaatgcaaaaatGAATGATTGGATGACAAAATCAGTCATTTAAATGGGAACAATGTTTTATATGTCTGTGGATGATAGATTCTTGTGACTCTGGGGCATGGAGAGTTTCTCTTGGTTCCATCGTGGTCCATGGGGGTTGCAGCACGAGTCCAGAAATGAGACAACTTCATGTATTGAAGAACAACCATGAGACTTTATCTAAATGCGGTTGTTTCCTGCCCCCTTCCTCTTACCCTCACTGCTCTTTGTTGTATGAATTGTAAAGTTTTGAAGTCCAAATAGATGTCTGGATCCTAGAGTTGCCTCTATAAAATGTACTTAGTGCAGGAGATGTGTGTTTTAAGTGTCTTCTCACAGTTGTTGTTTGTTAAAcctttatttaatatttgtatcTTTCTTAGCCTCTGAATACTACCCGTATTAATGCTGCAGAGATTGAAAGCAGAGTGAGAGAGCTAAGCAAGCTAGCAGAGACTACAGATAAAGTCAAGCAGGGCTTCTGGGAAGAATTTGAGGTATTTCATTACATTCCAAGTGTTGTGGTATTAAATCTCTACATTACTAAAAAGTTAGGTTTGTTACTGCCTTCCTGACattttctcatctcctccctctGGAAAGTCCTCCCTCTGTTGCTTCATATCCCTGTTCTTGTACCTATCTCCTGTGTCAGATACAGCATGGGTTAAGATTTTACCACTTCCACTCTTGTGTCTGCtagtaaaaaatattgaaatatttgccttttctcCTGACTCTGAGCTGATGATCTTCAGTGCTGTTCATGGCCCACCGGGACAATTCATCAGGTTCATTCCTGTGTTCCTTTTCTTCCTATGGACAGGAAGAGGCCTGTTGACTGGATTGGTGTTTATGGAGGCAAAGGACTTAATTCTTAGCCTGCATTATACTTGGTGACCCAAGCACCAGTACAGCAGTGGTACTGGATGCAGTTGGAAGCTGTGGGATGTGTTGTGCTTGTGAAGGGGACTGCactgtgctttctgctgtgtGTCAATGCAGAGGATGGGTTGGTttgccctctgctctgctgggaggtTGGGTACCCTTGCTTTAAGGAAACTTCACTGTCATTTCTCAGACAATATCTGCTCTTGCCCTTGAGTTTGTGGCTTTTTGATAGCTGGTTTTGGAGATCTTAAAACTGTTGTGGAGCAGTAGTGACAACATTGATTGTATGTATTCCTTGGACTCCTGGAGATTGGTTTTGTTTACtttgggtttttaatttctgcctGCAGCCAAAATTCCATTTTCCTCCCAGAAGGTAGCATTGCATTTCCTTGTCTCTTATCCACACACCTCTTGTGTGTGGAATGTAGCTGTGCTGTCCCAGCTGCCCCCTTTGAAGCCCTCATGATTTCAGGGAGCTACTtcaatttgaaagaaaaaacagctgaaactgTTAATTCTTCAAGCAGAGGAAATTAAGTATGAGTATTAACTAAGACACTCCAAACTGCTGGAGTCTCACCTGGCTCCTAACCCTACTTTGTCAgctggtgtcaccagcagctgcaTCCACGTGATGGGCCTGGTCAAAAGCTTTACAAGTGTCCTTAAATATGGCCTGGCTCGTGCCACACACACATGGGAAAACCATGGTGGAGTCTGGAACTCCACCAGCAGATGGCAACAGGAAACTGGAAGTCCTGCTCCTTGACAGCCAGACAGGTTTGGGCTCTTGCAATGCTAGTTTGGGATGTCTTGAATAGGGACACATTCTTGAAGaaactggttttttttattagacaTGTTAATTAACTGAATGTACTGTCCAGTCTGCTCTGAGATTGGtgtcagaaggagaaaaattattccatgaaaagcaaaagaaagaagtaacACATTTCACTACCAATGTGGATGAAGGATAAGAAGAGGATATTGTGGCAGTGGGGACATGATAAAATGAGGATGCAGCTTTCTCCTTGTTCTTCCCCTGTGGCCAGCATGGGGGTCAGTCCTTGGCCAGGGCTGCTGAATGGCCCAAAAACCCcctggagggggaaggaggcCAGCAGGGGCTACTCTGGCCATGGTTGAGGACTTGGGACTCTGTCTTACCCTAACAGGAGATCCCCTGAGGAGCAGTTCTCATCTACTGCTGAGGTCAGCTTAGCTTCAGGCAAGGTTCACAACCTCTGAACTGCTTCTCTTGCAGAGTTCAACACCTGAACTTTGATCTGGAGCCTGAAGGGCTAAAACTTGCATATCTGCTTCTTCCAAAGACTGATGGGTGGTGGGCTTTATCCTGCCATGGCACAGTCATGTAGATTGGGTCTGTGACCACTGCTAGTTTAGCCTGAACATATGTTTATTTGCAAGTTAGCCAAGCAAAAGGTGTCTGTTTGCTTCCCTGGGGACTCTAAACGTTCCTTACTGTTACTCAGGGGGCATAAAAAGGGAAGAACCCTGGCCCTTCTTGTCATTGGTGCTGGTTTACTAGAAGCCATGGGAATTaatgtgggcttttttgtttgtgatttgttgtgttttcttcaggGAAGCACTTTTGTGGGGTCTGTTTAGGAATGCGTTGTTAATTTATCAAAATACAACTAAATATTCATTCACACTTGAGACTTCTGACCTCTGGTCTTTGTTAAATACATTGATCTTGTGATGGATTTATCAGCTGGTCCTTAGAGGCAAGATGTTTTCCTGTCTTGTGGCTTTCCTGAAGAAGAGTGTTTGCTAGATAGCCCAAAGTCTTACAGAAGAAGTAAATGtaagaaatgaaagattttaCTTGTGAGACATTCCTCTCCTCTGTCCCCTTCACTGCTGTTAGTGAGGTCAGCACTaagccttatttttttccactgtgttttTGGAAATGAAGCAGTCTCATGGCAGTTCTAGCATCATGCTTTTTCATTCACCTCAGGCTGAAAGCTATAGCTGTCAACCTTGGTGGCAGGAGGCAGGGGGACAAACTCTAGGTTGTCCATGGAtctctgcctgtgctgtttATGGTTTGGCAGTCCGGATGGTGGTTATAAATTACTTGTCTTCAGGCATATTTAAGAATGTACCTCTTGTGCTCTGAGCCACTAGACAGAAACATTGACAGTCCTTGTAAtgtttttgcttctgaaaaatggCTGTTGGATGAGCTCAGTGCTTGGGTGCTGTAGTGAAATTGAGGGCTCTGTTTCAGATTTATTGTTGCATTGTGTACATCTCTTAATGGGCTCGTTAGAAGTCGCTGCTGCTCACATATCTCTCCTCAGGGATGCTCAAAGCAATCATAATTAGCTGTATGAAGTGAAGATGTGTTTGAAACTATGGTTTCCGCACTCTCgcttatttccattttttaacaTGCTGGCAGAGTTTGGCTTTCAGGTCTTTCACTTGATGTTCCGCTTATCTGAGActcaaaaatgttaatattctgTAAAGGTGCTCTGTGGTAACAGCAGTTGAAATACTCCTGCAGTGGCAAGAGGTGAGCTTACTGCAAACTGCTGTTTCACCCATCACTGGTAGCAGCAGGCAATGCTTTTTGGGAtagtttttctgtcttttgtttccCAAGCATGAAACCTTGCAGGTCTCTTGTATTGTTCTTTGGCTTCCCTGTCTTTGGGATGAGCTTAATTGTCCAAGGTCACCAAGTGTGGCAGTAACAATGACAGAGACCAAAGCAGAAGTGAGCAAATGTGCCTGAGAAGCACaagttttaaagcaaaagaaatctcTGCAAGAATATTAAGGATGATAACAGCAAAGGACCTTACTCCTTTGCAGGCTGGCAATGTTTTGGATGCATTTGTTACTAATCTTTATCAGTACTAAAGCTAATGCCAATTCAAGGGAAATTTTTTAACTCCTTACCTGCCTGATTTAGCAAAAGTGAAATGCAGTAGTGCTCCTAACTTTTATGATTGGTGAGAAAGACCTACTGATAAATACGTTTCTTGGACCTGCTCCATAGAATGTTGCCTGTGGTGTCTGGTTTATTTCAAGTGCCTTTTAACGTGGCCAGATTCCCACAGACAAAATTTTTTTGTGGTCCTTTGTGGCCAGTTCTGATTTCCTGGCACAGGGTCTTACAGCTTTAAAGGACCAGCTTGTCAGCTTGGTCAGAGCAGTATCACAAGGACTTGCTGATAATAGGTTGTGCTTTAAAGAGCTTTGAATTCATAGGTGTTTATAATTTTCAGATGGAAAGTAGCTGGCCTTGTCACTCAAGCTTTTGTGGTTCTTGCATACCTTGGAAGCAATGCTGTACTAAGTCTGAATGGAGAAACCCAGTACCTCCCTCTGTCTCTAACTATCTAGCATTATAATCAAGTATTATCATTTTTGTGAGAAAGGATCAGTATGATAGTGGAACAGCCCatactgtttttattaaaaccagttatttgtgttgttttcctttagaCTTTACAGCAGCAAGAATGTAAACTTCTCTATAGTCGTAAAGAAGGGCAGcgtcaggaaaacaaaaacaaaaacagatacAAAAACATTTTACCCTGTAAGTATTGATTCCCTCCATTACAATGTAAGCCTGCTAGTTTTctatgctttattttcttaacttGTAAATACAGGGTTAATTACgcttttgcttctcttcaggGATCATTTCCCCTCATGTGTCAGTATTAGCCCAAGCAATTTCCAATTTGCCTTCAAACATTTGCACTTTGTAGATACCAGTATTTTGATTCCCAAATACTGTTTTTATCTTCAGCTTTCATTTCAAAGCCTCACATCTCTGAACTGTTACTCAGCAAACTGAAATGCTTAAGTTGAAGAGGATTAATTTGTGGTACAAAACTGCATGGTGAAAATCCAGCAGCCATTTCCCTTGACTTAGTGCTTGACAGTCCATGTACCTGTGAGTTATGAGGGGTCCTGAACACTTCTTTTGTTCTAGCTTGGTATGATGTGGCcacttgttttcagaaatgacaAAAGATGAAAGGTTGAATGTTCTAGCCACTAATTTATTGAGTTTGATAACTTAATAGCTTCTGGTAGCAATAAGAAATGTACCTGTCTGGgggatatttaaaaatagctgtgtGATCACAGCTGTAACAGAGATATATATTCTTGCAGTTGATCATACCAGAGTTGTTCTACATGATGGTGATCCAAATGAACCTGTTTCAGACTACATCAATGCTAACATTATTATGGTAAGTATACTTCAACCTACAGGAGTCTTGTTGGcacagcccatctcctctttgTAACATACCCGCCTAAAACCAAGTTAGTCTTGTCACCATTTGTcactattttttaaactgtttgttgttttgtttttctttccctctagCCTGAGTTTGAAACAAAGTGTAACAActcaaagccaaaaaaaagctACATTGCTACTCAAGGTTGCCTACAGAATACAGTGAATGATTTTTGGAGAATGGTGTTCCAGGAGAATTCTCGGGTGATTGTTATGACAACAAAAGAAGTTGAAAGAGGAAAGGTAAGAACAGACTCTCAAATTAGAGTATTTGAATACAAATAAGGATTAAACTGACTCAGTTATATTTGATTTCAATATTGGTATATATTGATATGCTGAAATCTGGTGTGCAACCACTGTCTTTGGACACCTGGAAGGTGCTGACTGTCCTTCTTCATTGGTGTTTGTGGGAATTGAGGGTAAATTCCTATCATATCATCAGGTCTCCCTTTTTAAGCATTGACTGATTATATTTTAGCTACTGAATGTGAgtcaatgtattttaaaatgatgCAGGGAATGAGGCACTGGAATGTGAGATGGAACCAAACAGCCATTCTTCTCCCTGTTCCTGTAGCGAAAGTGTTGCCATTTGTTTCAGCTTACCAAGCTTGTACAGACTTCACTAGAAAAGCAGAACTGTGGGACTTTACAAGAATGAATTGAGATGATACTCCTCCTTACCTAAAAACTACAGTGTGGAAGTGATTGCCCCATATTCAGCTCACTCAAGGCACATTTCTAGACTAAAATGCTGTTCCCTCTTctggctttattttctgtgcttgaaTTTGATAACATTCTTCTGATGTGCTGAGCTAGTGATTATGACTGAAACTACCTGTCTGGGAATCCCTCAACCAAATGTGGTTTAACCCTTCTGTTCTTAAAGTCCTGTAAGGCTATACATCATTCCTCTGGAAattctcagtatttttaaacCCATAGTTGGGTGGAGATACAAGTAACAGTATTTTAATCTCCAGGTGTTGAAACTATCAAGGCAAAGCAGATACTGAGATGATCACGAAAGCTGCTAAAAGGAGAGATTGCCTGGACCTGTTTGTCTGAAATAATCTAGTGTTTGGTAGGGGGAAGATAAACTCCCCTCTCAAATGTGCTTTATCTTGGCAGCTAGATGTGCAGTGGGCACTGGTAATTGTCCTCTCTGcattcagaaatgaaagcttCAGGACTGTGTTTAGTAACTAGTTTACAGTCCAGCCTGAtgactctttcttttttaatcctgCAGAGTAAGTGTGTCAAATACTGGCCTGACGAGTATTCCCTGAAGGAGTACGGTGTTATGCGGGTTAGGAATGTTAAGGAGAGTGCAGCACATGATTACACACTAAGAGAACTTAAGCTTTCTAAAGTTGGACAAGTAAGTATGTTAGTAACTGTCCTTTTAATTTAGGCTGtagatctaaaaaaaaaaaaaagcagaaatagacTGTTTCTTTGCAATCAATAAAAGCACTAAGAGATTAATAAATTGAGCCCTGTCTCTTTCTTTGAAGCTCCAGCTTTAGTTCCATCCATCTTTCTCTTTGTCCTTGGGATAATAGAAGGTGCTTATACCTAAGCACTTCTTGGCAGAAGATGCATGGCTGCAGATCTTTGAGGAAATCTGGAAAGAGGGAGGATGCTTTTAAACAGTCATGCTTTACTGAAGCCAGGCATTTGATCCCTTTTGTGGAGATGGttgcagcagaaggaaatggtTTTGTGTGGGTCCAGTTTGTGGGAA
The sequence above is a segment of the Apus apus isolate bApuApu2 chromosome 16, bApuApu2.pri.cur, whole genome shotgun sequence genome. Coding sequences within it:
- the PTPN11 gene encoding tyrosine-protein phosphatase non-receptor type 11 translates to MTSRRWFHPNITGVEAENLLLTRGVDGSFLARPSKSNPGDFTLSVRRTGAVTHIKIQNTGDYYDLYGGEKFATLAELVQYYMEHHGQLKEKNGDVIELKYPLNCADPTSERWFHGHLSGREAEKLLTEKGKHGSFLVRESQSHPGDFVLSVRTGDDKGESNDGKSKVTHVMIHCQDLKYDVGGGEKFDSLTDLVEHYKKNPMVETLGTVLQLKQPLNTTRINAAEIESRVRELSKLAETTDKVKQGFWEEFETLQQQECKLLYSRKEGQRQENKNKNRYKNILPFDHTRVVLHDGDPNEPVSDYINANIIMPEFETKCNNSKPKKSYIATQGCLQNTVNDFWRMVFQENSRVIVMTTKEVERGKSKCVKYWPDEYSLKEYGVMRVRNVKESAAHDYTLRELKLSKVGQGNTERTVWQYHFRTWPDHGVPSDPGGVLDFLEEVHHKQESISDAGPVVVHCSAGIGRTGTFIVIDILIDIIREKGVDCDIDVPKTIQMVRSQRSGMVQTEAQYRFIYMAVQHYIETLQRRIEEEQKSKRKGHEYTNIKYSLSDQTSGDQSPLPPCTPTPTCPEMREDSARVYENVGLMQQQKSFR